From the uncultured Methanomethylovorans sp. genome, the window CTCCTTCTTTTTCCCTTACAATGGCCCGCAGTTCTTCCACAGATCCTACAGCAAGCAATTTGCCTCTTGCTACAATTGCTATACGGTCACATATCTCTTCAACTTCCTCCATGGAATGTGAACTCAGAAAAACAGTAACTCCTTTATTCTGATTAAGATCTTTAATCAGATCTCTCATCATCTGAGCACCAAGCGGATCAATACCACTTGTAGGTTCGTCCAGGAATAGGATAGATGGTTCATTGATCAGAGCCTGGGCAAGACCAAATCTCTTCCGCATACCTGTGGAAAAACCTCCGATCTTCTGATCGATAGCCTTTTCCAGTCCTACAAGGTTCAGCAGGTCAACGATCCTTTTTTCCCTCACTTCTGATTCAATATCGTATAGTTTGGCATAGAACCTCAGGTTCTGTCTGGCTGTAAGATGATCATAGAACCCTGCAGGTTCAGGAAGCACACCTGTAGCTTCACGGATATTGATCACTTCCCTTACAATATCAAATCCTGCGACTTTTCCGCTACCGGAAGTGGGCTCAAGTAATCCGATCATCATTTTCATTGTAGTTGTCTTGCCTGCTCCATTGGGTCCTACAAATCCGAATACTTCACCCTTTTTCACTTCAAGGTCAAGGGAATCAACAGCTGTTCTCTCATTGATTTTCCCAAACTTCTTTGTAAGGCCTTTAAGCTCTATCACGTTCTCATTTGCTACCACGTTATCCATAATTATCTCCTTCCGAACTTTGAAATTACTATTAACAATAAAACAATAGCAGCTGCTACTAACCCAATCCCTATAAAT encodes:
- a CDS encoding ABC transporter ATP-binding protein, with the translated sequence MDNVVANENVIELKGLTKKFGKINERTAVDSLDLEVKKGEVFGFVGPNGAGKTTTMKMMIGLLEPTSGSGKVAGFDIVREVINIREATGVLPEPAGFYDHLTARQNLRFYAKLYDIESEVREKRIVDLLNLVGLEKAIDQKIGGFSTGMRKRFGLAQALINEPSILFLDEPTSGIDPLGAQMMRDLIKDLNQNKGVTVFLSSHSMEEVEEICDRIAIVARGKLLAVGSVEELRAIVREKEGVNYLLEVQDIQLSATIDVIRSIDGVQVTNTQDSMLHIHTNKMQRSEIAKSVKNAGGTISMFEEEEMNLQKLFLKIIEGVHV